The genomic region ACCAACCAAAGCTTCAGTAGCTCCAAATTTATAAGTTTTAACTAAAGCCGAAGCTAAACTTTCTTTATCTCCTAAATAACCTAAGGCAATTTTATCGGCCCTTAACTCCCGAAAAGCTAGTATTTGCCTAAAATATTTTTTTAGTCCAGGTACAAAAAAGTAAAGGTAGGTAGTAAACTGGCAGATGCTAATAATTAAGCTATCTCTTGCTTTAACATGAGCAAGTTCGTGGGCTAAAACAGCCTTTAGTTCTGCCTCACTTAAACCTTTTGCATACTCTTCCCCAATTACCACCACCGGTTTTATAAAATTAAAAGTAAAAGCGGTAATTTTACCCGGCATAAAATAAGGTGTAACTTTTATAAGCCCCATTTTAGTAGCAATTTCAGCGGTAATTTTACTTAAATACTCATTCTTTTTTAACACTCCAGCTTTTAATAACCGGTTAAAAGCTAGATACGGTTTTACTACTTGGTACGAACCATAAAAAGTAGCCAAAAGAAACACCGGTGCTAAATATTTTGCCGCTAAATCACCCAAAAAACAAAAAAAACCCCCTGCAAATCTAAACAAACTAGGGTTTACAGCTAAAAGCGGACAAGGCTTGCCCCAGAAAAGAATTATAGCCAAAATGGGAATTAATAAAGGTATTGTTAAAATTTCACTCCAAAAAAAACTGTTTTTCTTCAAAAACCTTTTTCCAAATAATAATAATAGGGTATACCCAAAGAGCGGTCCAAAGAAAGCGTAGAGAAAAAACGTATGGAGCAATCCGCTTTGCATCTTATCCCTGCTTTTCTTTTAATTTTTTTAACATCCTTTCAAGTTCTGAAAGTTTATCAGGGTCTTGTCCTACTTTCTTTAAAAAATGGGTAAAAGCTGGCTCAGCAAAATCCTCCAAAAGACCTTCCACTACGATTTGGGCTACTTTATCACTAAATTCCTCCCGACTTACCGCCGGAGTATTAGGAGTGGGCAAGGCCAATGCTCTTTTTGGTTAAAAGACCTTTTTCGTGAAGTCGTCCCATAATAGTGAGAATCGTGGTATAGGCGAGCCTTTTTTCCTGATTAATCACCTTGTGAACATCCTTAACTGTAGCTTCACCTAAATCCCACATAATTTCCATAACTCTGGCTTCTAACTCACCTAAAACCTTAGCTACTCCCTTATTTTGGGGTTTAAATTCCCCTTCTAGCCAACTCATTTAAATCTCCCCTTCCAATTTTGGAGCACAATTTTTACAAAAACCATAAATTTTTAGCTGGTGATTAGTTACAGTAAAGCCTTTGCTCCTGTAAACTTCCCGCTCCAGTTCCTCCAAAAGGTCTTCTTCAATTTCCTCAATTTTACCACATCTTAAACAAATTAAATGATGGTGTTGGTGCGCCCTAGTATCGAGGAGTTCAAACTCATATCTTTTCCGTCCATCGCCAAAATCCATGCAGTGGACCAGTCCCAAAGAATATAATATTTCTAGGGTTCGATAAACAGTGGCTAATCCTACTTCCGGAGCTTTTTCTTTCACAAGGCCTAAAATTTCTTCAGCACTTAAATGTTTGTCCTGGTTTTCAATTAAAACCCGAAGGATTTCCTCTCTTTGAGGGGTAAGCTTATAATCGCTATCCCGCAGCATTTTTCCCACTTGACTTATTATATTTTCCATAAAACCCGTCCTTTTTTTCACAATCTTGTAGATCAATTATTTTGTGTTATCGCTAATACTCTCATCAAATCCCGACAATAAGCCCCAAAAATCAATGATAAAATATAAGACAACCCAGAAAAACACAGCACCAACCAGCATATACCACAAGGAATAGTTCATATAAAGATAATACATTAATAAACTATAGCCAACAATTAAAAAAAGTCCAGCTCCCCAGCTTATAAAAGCAATAGCCATCCTTTTTAAAACTATCTTGAAGAGGTTATACATAAATATCCTCCAAAAATAAAAGCCAAAGATTTAGTACTTTGGCTTTATTCTACCATATTTTTTAAGAAATTGAAAAGTTAAAAATAATCCTGCTAAAACTAAAAGTCCCGGATAAAAAATCCGTTTTCCTTTTGCAGCTAAACTTGGCTCTACCCCATTAGCCGCGATAAGATTAACCTCACCAACTTTTATTCCCTTTCGGCAAACTAAAAGAGTCCCTAATGTCTCACCGGCTCTAACCGGAGCTTTTAATTCCTGAAGAGAAGTTTTATATTCATATTCAGGCTTTTCGTCTTTATAAACAGTATCATACAAGTCCTCTGCCGCTTCTAAGCTAACCGTCTCCCGTCCATCGGTAACTGGAGCTTTTTTAATTTGTTGCCCCTTACTGATAACCTTTACCGTTTTATAATTGGCAAAGGCATAATCCAAAAGTTTCTGCGCATCATCGTAAACATTGCTGCCCTCACTGCCTAAAATAACCGCAATAAACTCTTCCCCATTTTTATTGGCAGAAGCCACCAGACATTGCCGGGCTTTTACTGTATACCCGGTCTTAATACCATTGGCCCCTTCATAACGCCACAAAAGCTTATTATGATTGATTAAAAGCCGGAGATACTTAGGATCACGATTTATTACTTTTGTTTTAGTAGCAACAATCTCCCGAAACTTGGGATTTTGCATAGCAGCCCGGGCAATTAAAGCTAAATCCCTGGCTGTGGTATAATGGTCATCATTGGGAAGACCATTAGGATTGACAAAATGGGTATTTTTCGCCCCCAATTCCCTGGCCTTATCATTCATTTCTCGAACAAAGCTTGAAACATTTCCGGCAATATGCTTAGCTACCGCTATAGCAGAATCATTGGCAGAGTTTAGCATTATCGAATATAAAAGGTCTTCCAAGGTTATTTTTTCCCCTGGATTTAGCCAGATAGCTGAGCCTTCCACATAACTAGCTTCTTTATCTACATAAACCATATCGGTTAAATTGCCCTTTTCTAAGGCAATCAGGGTAGTCAATATTTTCGTCGTACTGGCGGGATA from Carboxydothermus pertinax harbors:
- a CDS encoding M56 family metallopeptidase; the encoded protein is MGDLAAKYLAPVFLLATFYGSYQVVKPYLAFNRLLKAGVLKKNEYLSKITAEIATKMGLIKVTPYFMPGKITAFTFNFIKPVVVIGEEYAKGLSEAELKAVLAHELAHVKARDSLIISICQFTTYLYFFVPGLKKYFRQILAFRELRADKIALGYLGDKESLASALVKTYKFGATEALVGFAADLSNDVEILRMQAILESDLEIPRRNVLYYALIILIVVLSLYLLYFIC
- a CDS encoding BlaI/MecI/CopY family transcriptional regulator, translating into MSWLEGEFKPQNKGVAKVLGELEARVMEIMWDLGEATVKDVHKVINQEKRLAYTTILTIMGRLHEKGLLTKKSIGLAHS
- a CDS encoding Fur family transcriptional regulator, encoding MENIISQVGKMLRDSDYKLTPQREEILRVLIENQDKHLSAEEILGLVKEKAPEVGLATVYRTLEILYSLGLVHCMDFGDGRKRYEFELLDTRAHQHHHLICLRCGKIEEIEEDLLEELEREVYRSKGFTVTNHQLKIYGFCKNCAPKLEGEI
- a CDS encoding D-alanyl-D-alanine carboxypeptidase family protein; the encoded protein is MKLAKFFAVFILILNLKALVLAGEPQIVGRAAAVINVKSGKFVYLKNPDQKMYPASTTKILTTLIALEKGNLTDMVYVDKEASYVEGSAIWLNPGEKITLEDLLYSIMLNSANDSAIAVAKHIAGNVSSFVREMNDKARELGAKNTHFVNPNGLPNDDHYTTARDLALIARAAMQNPKFREIVATKTKVINRDPKYLRLLINHNKLLWRYEGANGIKTGYTVKARQCLVASANKNGEEFIAVILGSEGSNVYDDAQKLLDYAFANYKTVKVISKGQQIKKAPVTDGRETVSLEAAEDLYDTVYKDEKPEYEYKTSLQELKAPVRAGETLGTLLVCRKGIKVGEVNLIAANGVEPSLAAKGKRIFYPGLLVLAGLFLTFQFLKKYGRIKPKY